The Henckelia pumila isolate YLH828 chromosome 2, ASM3356847v2, whole genome shotgun sequence genome includes a window with the following:
- the LOC140884772 gene encoding protein CURVATURE THYLAKOID 1B, chloroplastic: MASTTSTPLSISSSSTLIDAKGPPRHQSAAAASSQCVNLPNLHALPAAVHSPTRLGKTTAYCRKIARNVVAMATGDPPADAVMLAETPEIIKTIQEAWDKVEDKYAVTSLGVAGVVALWASAGMISAVDKLPVIPGLLELVGIGYTGWYAYKNLAFKPDREAFLQKIKDTYHGIIGTS; encoded by the exons ATGGCCTCAACAACTTCCACCCCACTCTCTATTTCTTCTTCATCCACCCTCATTGACGCAAAGGGTCCTCCCCGCCATCAATCCGCCGCCGCGGCTTCGTCGCAATGCGTGAATTTGCCCAATCTGCATGCACTCCCCGCCGCCGTTCACTCCCCCACACGCCTTGGCAAGACCACGGCTTATT GTCGAAAGATCGCCCGGAATGTAGTCGCTATGGCCACCGGAGATCCCCCGGCCGACGCCGTTATGCTGGCGGAGACCCCAGAGATTATAAAAACTATCCAAGAAGCC TGGGACAAAGTAGAAGATAAGTATGCAGTGACTTCTCTAGGAGTGGCTGGAGTCGTTGCACTTTGGGCTTCTGCTGGAATGatatct GCTGTTGACAAGCTTCCAGTGATACCAGGTCTTCTTGAGCTAGTAGGAATCGGATATACTGGT TGGTATGCATACAAAAACCTGGCTTTCAAACCTGACAG GGAAGCCTTTCTACAGAAAATCAAAGACACATATCACGGCATTATTGGCACCAGCTAG
- the LOC140885132 gene encoding NDR1/HIN1-like protein 12, with product MEDEEQAEKNMHKEGRAGVLSTAGHTTFRSSNRSKVPLIICSFIAIFIVLAGIAVLTIWLVYRPRRPNFRVISAAVYQLNATSPPFMSTAMQFTVLTRNPNKRLSVFYDQFSAFVSYKNQAITPQVTLPPLFQEPKSTVALSPVLGGAQVPVAAEVVGGMSMDEAYGVVGLSLVLTGKLEYKAAAGLTIIKTSIGHYRVYVKCDFFVGFKRGLIFGPMPLIGSNDLACRVDV from the coding sequence ATGGAAGATGAAGAACAAGCAGAGAAGAACATGCACAAAGAAGGCAGAGCCGGAGTACTATCAACTGCAGGCCACACGACGTTCAGATCATCAAATCGAAGCAAAGTCCCACTGATCATATGTTCATTCATCGCCATCTTCATAGTATTAGCCGGAATCGCGGTTCTAACGATTTGGCTCGTTTATCGGCCCCGCAGACCCAACTTCAGAGTCATCAGTGCAGCTGTGTATCAACTCAACGCCACCTCTCCGCCTTTCATGTCCACGGCCATGCAGTTCACCGTGCTCACCAGAAACCCCAACAAGCGACTCTCCGTTTTTTACGACCAATTTTCGGCGTTTGTTTCCTATAAGAATCAGGCCATCACTCCTCAAGTGACGCTGCCACCTCTGTTTCAAGAACCCAAGAGCACGGTGGCGCTTTCTCCCGTGCTAGGAGGCGCACAGGTGCCTGTGGCGGCGGAGGTGGTCGGCGGGATGTCCATGGACGAGGCTTACGGGGTGGTGGGGCTGAGCTTGGTGCTGACGGGGAAGCTGGAGTACAAGGCTGCAGCAGGATTAACCATTATTAAGACTAGTATCGGACATTATCGAGTCTATGTCAAGTGTGATTTCTTTGTGGGATTCAAGAGAGGATTAATATTTGGGCCTATGCCTCTTATTGGATCCAATGATCTGGCCTGCAGAGTTGATGTATGa
- the LOC140880988 gene encoding NAC domain-containing protein 66-like, whose translation MSISVNGQSQVPPGFRFHPTEEELLQYYLRKKVAADKIDLDVIQDVDLNKLEPWDIQEKCKIGSTPQSDWYFFSHKDKKYPTGTRTNRATAAGFWKATGRDKVIYSNSSRIGMRKTLVFYKGRAPNGQKSDWIMHEYRLDDNTEYVCIDDVLQEEGWVICRVFTKKNHCHRASAGRRMLNTIDVSPYDCDDEENVEKMLIPCPFNPRNPVVPNDNMMNLSRGFLKLPSLRDISSEEEIADQSQGSINYDNYSEILESSGLQDWAALEKQEHDQLSCFANQDHDPGLLLTTFVNNYNYSNNNHGQNIDQLMPRLNEQQGTSLQYPTANQLDSQNDCYLWRNHGLFHLSS comes from the exons ATGAGCATCAGCGTTAATGGACAATCTCAAGTCCCACCAGGCTTCAGATTTCATCCCACAGAAGAGGAGCTTTTACAGTATTACTTGAGGAAGAAGGTCGCGGCAGACAAGATCGATTTGGATGTGATCCAGGATGTAGATCTCAACAAGCTTGAGCCCTGGGATATACAAG AAAAGTGTAAGATTGGATCCACTCCTCAAAGCGACTGGTACTTCTTCAGTCATAAAGACAAGAAGTACCCAACAGGCACGCGCACCAATCGCGCCACAGCTGCTGGATTCTGGAAGGCTACCGGACGTGACAAAGTAATCTATAGCAACTCAAGCCGAATTGGGATGAGGAAGACTCTTGTTTTCTACAAGGGTCGTGCCCCGAATGGTCAAAAGTCTGATTGGATCATGCATGAATATAGACTCGATGACAACACGGAATAT GTGTGCATTGATGACGTGCTGCAAGAAGAAGGCTGGGTGATTTGTCGAGTGTTTACGAAGAAAAATCACTGCCACAGGGCATCAGCCGGGAGGCGCATGCTCAACACTATAGATGTTTCACCATATGACTGCGACGATGAAGAAAATGTAGAAAAAATGCTCATACCATGCCCATTTAACCCAAGAAATCCAGTGGTGCCCAATGATAACATGATGAATTTAAGTCGAGGATTCTTGAAACTACCAAGCCTGAGAGATATTTCCAGTGAAGAAGAAATAGCGGATCAGTCCCAGGGATCCATTAACTATGATAATTACTCAGAAATATTAGAAAGCAGTGGGCTTCAAGATTGGGCAGCTCTTGAGAAACAGGAACATGATCAGCTATCGTGTTTCGCAAATCAAGATCATGATCCCGGATTGTTGTTGACTACGTTtgttaataattataattatagtAATAATAACCATGGTCAAAATATTGATCAATTAATGCCTCGACTAAACGAGCAACAGGGGACTTCACTACAATACCCTACTGCCAATCAGCTGGATTCTCAGAATGACTGCTATCTGTGGAGAAACCATGGGCTCTTTCACTTGTCGTCTTAG